From one Lycium ferocissimum isolate CSIRO_LF1 chromosome 7, AGI_CSIRO_Lferr_CH_V1, whole genome shotgun sequence genomic stretch:
- the LOC132065586 gene encoding transcription factor SRM1-like, translating into MSFDRTCSSSAWTKEEDKAFETALPIYFGDSDLLMKIAAAVPQKSLQEITQHYNDLDEDVNDIESGKVPLPKYGKMQSCSSRRSRSSGAVVERRKGIPWTAEEHRLFLQGLEKYGKGDWRGISRNCVRSRTATQVASHAQKFFNRLNDNDRAKRRSSIHDITSVNAADTTKSSQGPITDYVTEAFD; encoded by the exons ATGAGCTTTGACCGAACATGCAGTAGCTCCGCCTGGACTAAGGAGGAAGACAAAGCATTCGAGACCGCCCTGCCTATTTATTTTGGAGACAGCGATCTACTGATGAAGATAGCAGCAGCAGTTCCTCAGAAATCTCTTCAAGAAATTACTCAGCATTATAATGACCTTGACGAAGATGTAAATGATATCGAGTCAGGTAAAGTTCCCCTACCTAAATATGGGAAAATGCAAAGTTGTTCCAGCCGTAGAAGTAGGTCATCGGGAGCAGTGGTAGAACGGAGAAAAGGGATTCCCTGGACTGCAGAAGAACACAG GTTGTTTCTCCAAGGGTTGGAGAAATATGGTAAAGGTGATTGGCGGGGTATATCGAGGAACTGTGTGAGATCTAGAACAGCAACACAGGTGGCAAGCCATGCCCAAAAGTTCTTCAATCGATTAAATGACAATGACAGGGCGAAGAGGAGAAGCAGCATTCATGATATCACTAGCGTGAATGCTGCTGATACTACTAAATCTTCACAAGGTCCAATCACTGACTATGTAACTGAAGCTTTTGACTGA